In Macaca fascicularis isolate 582-1 chromosome 15, T2T-MFA8v1.1, one genomic interval encodes:
- the LOC123569072 gene encoding LOW QUALITY PROTEIN: uncharacterized protein (The sequence of the model RefSeq protein was modified relative to this genomic sequence to represent the inferred CDS: inserted 2 bases in 2 codons; deleted 1 base in 1 codon), whose translation MRAADPRPGCWGALCAGGRPLGPRGATGRVGTRLPAISPSGPPGPRGVPVAADKPGILLGGGCTGARTENPRSTPIGVTASAHASDPDLPPVEEWGGRNGRGPQAGRAGDPEADQVMHLQPAWAPKLQPASVCRQQLPGNPRARPHSPYLRTGARRPSGCGQARRSALRRQHRRGNRPSAPSPVAAEGSRLEVPSSGRAGAGXGQGLAGSQARCTRDPEAAQAMLHHLGAQVQAPSTCWRQLPGNSQAGWRSQPRRTGARCRRGCGQARRSAPRQLRRGGNQTPAPSAVAAEGPRQLPRSLFRGGAGGSHGQXGPQAGRDARLRFRDLPPEPRRTRKPAAPAPELQQPPAGYAGLGEASGVPACADLQARA comes from the exons ATGCGGGCAGCGGACCCGCGCCCAGGATGCTGGGGAGCCCTGTGCGCCGGAGGCCGGCCCCTGGGGCCCAGAGGCGCCACAGGGCGAGTAGGCACCCGCCTCCCAGCGATTTCACCCTCCGGCCCGCCCGGCCCGCGAGGTGTCCCAGTGGCTGCGGACAAGCCAGGCATTCTGCTCGGCGGCGGCTGCACAGGGGCGAGAACTGAGAACCCCCGATCAACCCCAATCGGGGTGACTGCAAGTGCCCATGCCAGCGACCCCGATCTCCCTCCTGTGGAGGAGTGGGGCGGGAGGAATGGCCGGGGGCCTCAGGCTGGGCGCGCTGGCGATCCCGAGGCAGACCAGGTCATGCACCTCCAGCCCGCCTGGGCACCCAAGCTACAGCCGGCTTCTGTGTGCAGGCAGCAGCTTCCAGGCAATCCCCGAGCCCGCCCGCACTCCCCGTATCTCAGAACCGGGGCCAGACGTCCCAGTGGCTGCGGCCAAGCCAGGCGGTCTGCCCTGCGGCGGCAGCACAGGCGCGGAAACCGGCCCTCAGCCCCATCCCCGGTGGCTGCAGAGGGCTCCCGGCTAGAGGTCCCGAGCTCCGGCAGAGCAGGAGCCG GGGGGCAGGGCCTGGCGGGCTCTCAGGCCAGGTGCACTCGCGATCCAGAGGCCGCCCAGGCCATGCTCCACCACCTGGGCGCCCAA GTGCAGGCGCCCTCTACCTGCTGGCGACAGCTGCCTGGCAACTCCCAAGCTGGTTGGCGCTCCCAGCCTCGCAGAACCGGGGCTAGATGTCGCCGTGGCTGCGGCCAAGCCAGGCGTTCTGCCCCGCGGCAGCTGCGCCGGGGCGGGAACCAAACCCCAGCCCCATCCGCGGTGGCTGCGGAGGGTCCCCGTCAGCTGCCGCGATCTCTCTTCAGAGGAGGAGCCGGCGGGAGTCACGGCC CGGGCCCTCAGGCCGGAAGGGATGCACGCCTGCGATTCCGGGACCTCCCGCCCGAGCCCAGGAGAACCCGCAAGCCAGCGGCGCCTGCCCCCGAGCTGCAGCAGCCCCCTGCCGGCTATGCGGGCTTGGGAGAGGCTTCCGGAGTCCCGGCTTGCGCTGACCTGCAGGCGCGCGCGTAA